Proteins from one Escherichia coli genomic window:
- the yieH gene encoding 6-phosphogluconate phosphatase has product MSQIEAVFFDCDGTLVDSEVICSRAYVTMFREFGIHVDLEEIFTRFKGVKLYEIIDIISKEQGVTMVQADAEHVYRAEVTRLFDSELEVITGANELLASVNVPMCVVSNGPVSKMQHSLGKLNMLHYFPEKLFSGYDIQRWKPDPALMFHAAKAMNVNVENCILVDDSSAGAQSGIDAGMEVFYFCADPHNKPIVHPKVTTFTELGQLPALWKARGWDIAR; this is encoded by the coding sequence ATGTCCCAGATAGAAGCGGTATTTTTCGACTGCGACGGTACGCTGGTCGATAGCGAGGTCATTTGCTCTCGCGCCTATGTCACGATGTTCAGGGAATTTGGCATTCATGTTGACCTGGAAGAGATTTTTACCCGTTTTAAAGGCGTAAAACTCTATGAAATCATCGATATCATCAGTAAAGAGCAGGGCGTGACGATGGTCCAGGCCGATGCAGAGCACGTTTACCGCGCAGAAGTCACCCGCCTGTTTGATAGCGAACTAGAGGTCATCACGGGAGCGAACGAATTGCTGGCGAGCGTTAACGTGCCGATGTGCGTGGTTTCTAATGGCCCGGTGAGCAAAATGCAGCATTCGCTTGGTAAGCTCAATATGCTGCACTACTTCCCGGAAAAACTGTTCAGTGGTTACGACATTCAGCGTTGGAAGCCTGACCCGGCATTAATGTTCCATGCGGCAAAAGCGATGAATGTGAACGTTGAAAACTGCATTCTGGTCGATGACTCCAGCGCCGGTGCGCAATCAGGAATCGATGCCGGAATGGAAGTGTTTTACTTCTGCGCTGACCCGCACAATAAACCAATCGTTCACCCTAAAGTCACCACCTTTACCGAGCTGGGGCAGCTGCCTGCGCTCTGGAAGGCACGCGGCTGGGATATAGCGCGTTAA